GCCTTTCGCTGAACAGATGCTATCACAACTGCATGTTGACTTATTGTTTCTTGGAGCCAACGGCTTGTACAGTGGCGGCGTGACGACGCCAAATTCGGTGGAAGCTGCGACGAAGAAGGCGATGGTCCACTGTGCAGAGAGAACGATGGTTGTCGCCGATGCTAGTAAAATTGGGCAAGTTAGTTTCGTGCAAGTTTGTTCGTGGGCGTGTATTGATGCATTGATTACCGATAAACCCATTGTCAACAACACATTGGCTCAAGCGTTAGAAAGCGCAGGTGTGCGTGTGGAATGGCCACAGGAAGCGCGTTTTGACAACAGAGATTACTAGGAGAGAAGACCATGGAGAGAGAGGGAGCACAGTCCGCAGCGCGCGCGTTAGGGCGCGTGGTGACGGTGACGTTGAACCCGGCCGTCGACTTGTTTGTGTCCGTGAAGCGCTTGCAACCAGGCATGTTACATCGCGTTCCAACTCCCTTGCTGCATGCAGGTGGGAAGGGAATCAATGTAGCGAAAATGCTGGCAGGCCTCGGTGTGCCGGCGGTTGCGACTGGATTTCTAGGCGGAAACCGCGGGGATTGGCTGCATGAGGAGATTGTCCGGCAGGGCGTCGATTCGCGTTTTGTGCGGATTGCCGACGAGTCGCGCGTCAATGTCAAAGTGATTGATGAGGACGGTACGCTCACGGAATTGAACAGCCCTGCACCGCAGTTTACGGAAGCTGACTGGCGCATGTTTGGCGATACGCTCAAACAACTTTGTACAGGTGCTGATTCGTGGTTGGCGCTGTGCGGGAATTTGCCGGCAGGGTGTCAACGGGACTGGTACAAGAACGTCATTGAATGGGCCAAAGCGCATCACATCAAGACGTTGCTTGACGCCAGTGGCGAGGCGTTTGCGCTTGGCATTGAGGCGAAACCAGACGTCATCAAGCCCAATCAGCACGAGTTGGAGCAATTGCTGGGGCAGACATTGACAAGCGTGGAGGACGTCGTGCGTGCGGCTACCCAAATCGCGCGCGCAGGTGTCGGATTGGTGGTCGTCTCGATGGGCGAAGAAGGGATTGTCGCTGTGACGCCATCGACCGCCGTGCACGTTCGCGTTCCACGCGTCCCGGTGCTGTCTTCAGTCGGTGCTGGCGACACAGTGGTCGCTGGT
Above is a genomic segment from Alicyclobacillus acidoterrestris containing:
- the pfkB gene encoding 1-phosphofructokinase encodes the protein MEREGAQSAARALGRVVTVTLNPAVDLFVSVKRLQPGMLHRVPTPLLHAGGKGINVAKMLAGLGVPAVATGFLGGNRGDWLHEEIVRQGVDSRFVRIADESRVNVKVIDEDGTLTELNSPAPQFTEADWRMFGDTLKQLCTGADSWLALCGNLPAGCQRDWYKNVIEWAKAHHIKTLLDASGEAFALGIEAKPDVIKPNQHELEQLLGQTLTSVEDVVRAATQIARAGVGLVVVSMGEEGIVAVTPSTAVHVRVPRVPVLSSVGAGDTVVAGLLYGFIHQLPLPETVRFAAAAGTAKVQKPGNLHPSKADIEDCLKTTVIVGTGE